The region GACCAGGTGGTCCAGGGCTTCAATCTGACGGAACCAGTGCGGGAGATGGAAGATGTCACGCACAATCACATACGCGCCCGCTACGTTCGCCGGGCTCATGCCGGTCGACTCTTTGAGTCGTTGAACGAAGGTGATGCCCATGTGGTTAACCAGGTCGTTGGCGATCTGGGTGCTGACGATCTCACGCTTGAGGCGGTGGCGACGCATGGCTTCGCCGAACTTGGCGACCAGGCTCGGTGGGAACGCGGTCTCCATGTCACGGGTCAGGTAGTCGTCATCCGGCACCAGCGACTTGAGCAGTGCTTCCTTGAGGTCGATCTTGCTGTAGGAGATCAACACCGACAGCTCCGGACGGGTCAGGCCCTTGCCGGTTGCGGCGCGCTCGGAGAGCTGCTCCTCGGTCGGCAGGTACTCGATGGCGCGGTCCAGCTTGCCACGGCCTTCCAGGTCGCTCATCAGGCGCTTGTACTCGGCAGCACGCTCGTAGGCACGGCGTGCGGCCAGGGACAACGCCTGGGTTTGCTTGTAGTTGTTGCCCAACACCAGGTTGCCGACTTCGTCGGTCATGCTCGCCAGCAGCTGGTTGCGCTGCTTGTCGGTCATGTCACCGGCCTGCACCACTTCGTTGAGCAGGATCTTGATGTTCACTTCGTGGTCGGAGCAGTCCACACCACCGGCGTTGTCGATGAAGTCGGTGTTGGAACCGCCGCCATTGAGGCCGAACTCCACACGACCCAGCTGGGTCATGCCGAGGTTACCGCCCTCGCCCACGACCTTGCAGCGCAGCTCGTTGCCGTTGACGCGCAGCGCGTCGTTGGCCTTGTCGCCCACGTCGGCGTGGCTTTCAGTGCTGGCCTTGACGTAAGTACCGATACCACCGTTCCACAACAGGTCCACCGGCGCCTTGAGCAAGGCGTTCAGCAGTTCGGTCGGGGTCAGCTTGTCGGCCCGGATGTCGAAGCGCTCTTTCATCTGTGGCGAGATGGCAATGCTCTTCGCGCTGCGCGAGAAGATGCCGCCGCCTTCGGACATGATGCTGGTGTCGTAGTCGGTCCACGCCGAACGCGGCAGCTCGAACATGCGCTGACGCTCGACGAAGCTGGTCGCCGGGTTCGGGTTCGGGTCGATGAAGATGTGCAAGTGGTTGAAGGCCGCGACCAGTTGCAGCTTGTCGGACATCAACAGGCCGTTACCGAACACGTCACCGGCCATATCGCCGACGCCCACCACCGTGATGCTGTCTTCCTGCACGTTGATGCCGCGCTCACGGAAGTGACGCTGCACACCGACCCACGCGCCCTTGGCGGTGATGCCCATTTTCTTGTGGTCGTAACCGGCGGAACCACCGGAAGCGAACGCATCGCCCAGCCAGAAGCCGTAGTCGATGGCAATGCCGTTGGCGATGTCGGAGAAGGTCGCAGTGCCCTTGTCCGCAGCCACAACCAGGTACGGGTCATCGTCGTCATGACGCACGACGTTGACCGGCGGCACCAGGGCGCCGTCTTTCAGGTTGTCGGTGATGTCCAACAGGCCGGAAATGAAGATGCGGTAGCAGGCGATGCCCTCGGCCGCGATCTCGTCCCGGCTGCCGCCCAATGGCAGGCGACGCGGCAGGAAGCCGCCCTTGGCGCCCACTGGCACGATCACCGAGTTCTTCACTTGCTGGGCTTTTACCAGGCCGAGCACTTCGGTACGGTAATCCTCTTCACGGTCGGACCAACGCAGGCCGCCGCGCGCGACGTTACCAAAGCGCAGGTGCACGCCTTCAACGCGTGGCGAGTACACGAAAATTTCAAACTTCGGTACCGGCTTGGGCAGTTCAGGGATGGCGCGCGGGTCGAACTTGAAGCTGAAGTACGACTTGTTCTGGCCGTTGGCGTCGGTCTGGTAGAAGTTGGTACGCAGGGTCGCCTTGATCAGGTCCAGGTAGCGACGCAGGATACGGTCTTCGTTGAGCACCTGAACGTCGTCCAGGGCGGTGAGGATCGCTTGCTCCAGACGTTGCTGCTTGTCTTCCAGGTCATCGGCGGTGAGCTTGCGCGCCAGGTAGAAGCGGGTCTTGAACAACCGGGTCAACTCGCGGGCGATGTCGGTGTGGTTGTTCAGGGTGCTGGCGATATAACCGAGGTCGAAGCCCAGGCGGATCTGCTTCAGGTAGCGCGCGTACGCACGCAGCAGCGCCACGTCGCGCCAAGGCAGGCCGGCGGTCAGTACCAGGCGGTTGAACGCATCGTTTTCGGCATCGCCGTGAACGATGTGCACGAACGCGTCCTGCAAGGTGTCGTTGAGCTGCTGGATATCCAGGTTCACGCCTTCGGCGGCGATGAACGCAAAGTCATGGATCCAGAACTCGCGGCCATTGGCATGACGCAGGCGGTACGGGAACTCACCCAGCACGCGCAGGCCGAGGTTTTCCAGGATCGGCAGCACGTCGGACAACGCCAGCGGGGTATCGGCGTGGTAGAGCTTGCAATGCAGCTCGCGTTGGCCGGAGACCTGGCCCAACGGCTGGTAGAAGCTCATCACCAGCGGGTTGGCTTCGGTCAGGCTGTTCAGGTGCTGCATATCGACCACAGCCGAATGCGCAGCAAAACGTTCACGGTAACCGGCTGGGAAGCCTTTCGGGAAATCCGCCAGCACGTTGGTGCCTTGGGCTTCGCCGAAGCTTTCCACGACCAGGCTGGAGTAGTCGTCCTGCCAGCTGCGGCAGGCCTGCACCACTTCTTTTTCCAGCTGCAGCGGGTCGATGGCGAGGCGGTTCTTCGGGTCAACCCGCAGAATCAATTGCACACGGGCCAGCACGGACTCGGAGAAGAAGGTCCAGAATTCGCAGTCCGAGGCTTTCAGACGATCCATCAGCACTTGCTGAATCTTCTGGCGCACTTCGGTGGAGTAGATGTCACGTGGCACGTAGGCCAGGCAGTAGCAGAAACGACCGTACGGGTCTTTGCGCAGGAACACGCGGATCTTGTTGCGCTCCTGGATCTGCACGATCGACATCACGGTGCTGAACAGCTCGTCGACCGGGGTCTGGAACAGGTCATCGCGCGGCAACACTTCAACGACTTGCGCCAGTTCCTTGCCCAGGTGAGCCTTGGCCTGGAAGCCCGAACGGCGTTCGATTTCCGCCACCTTGCGGCGGATATAAGGAATCACCCGCACGCTTTCGCCGTACACCGAAGAGGTGTAGAGGCCCATGAAGCGGTGTTCCTTGATGACTTTGCCGTCGGCGCTGATCTCGCGGATCGACACATAGTCCGGATAAGCCGGGCGATGCACGCGGCTTGGGTGCGCAGCCTTGGCGAACGACAGCACAACCGGCTCGTTCAGGTAGGCCACGGCGTAGTCTTCGATACGCAGGTCTTCGGCGGTGAGGCCGGCACGCAGCAGCTTGGTCAGGCCGAGGAAGGAATTGGCGTCATATTCGATATGTCCGCCATCCGCCCCGTCACGTACCACAAACTCTTCATAGCCGAGGAAGGTGAAGTGGTTGCCCACCAGCCATTCCAGGAAGCTTTTGATCTCGGCTTTTTCTTCGCCGTCGATGCTGAACTTGCTCGCATCAATACCGGCCAGCAGGTCCTGGACCTTGGCTTTCATCGGTTCGAAATCGGCCACGGCCACGCGCACTTCGCCCAGTACCTGCTCAAGCTCTTTGCTCAGCACGCTCAGTTCGGCGGCATTGGCGCAGCGGTCGATTTCCAGGTACATCAGCGATTCTTGCTGGATGCCTTCGCCCTGGGTGCCTTTTGGCAGGATTTCCAGCAGCTCGGCCTTCTTGCCACGGCGCACGCTGAGGACGGTGGTCTGCAGGGTATGGATGCTGTAGCCACGACGGTTCAGCTCGGTACGGACCGAGTCCACCAGAAAGGGCAGGTCATGGTGCAGCACTTCGACGGCGGTATGGGTCGACTGCCAGCCATGACGTTCGTAATCGGGGTTGTAGACCCGCACTTGCGGTTGGGTGTGATCAAAGCGCTCAAGCAGGCGCCAGGCAGATAAAGTGCAACCGGCCAGGTCGGAAAGGCGACGTTGGGTCAGTTCGTCCAGGGAAATGATGCCGAAAAATTGTTCAGCGAACAGCGCCACTTGTGGCAGTGCCTGTTCACTGATGTGCTGCGCCAGTGCCGCTTGCAGTTGATGCTGGAAGTCGGCCTTGCTGGCTGCGGTGAAGAACGCCATCTGTGGTACTCCGCTTGGGCTTGTTATTGATGGAAGCGTCGCGTTTTCCCCTTGCGGGGAGACCGTCAGCGCTGTTCGCAGGTACTGATAACAAGCACCATAAACGAATCAGGGTGACAGGTGGGTGAAGCTGGACAAGACAATGAGGTCACATACAACTCCCATAAGATGTGCAGCATGCAGGGCGACGGTACGACGGGCAGGTCAGACTCCCGGCACAGGGCACATCCGTTGCGCAGCTTAACGAGTGTAGGAAGACGGCTGCTTGCGACGCTGCGACATATTCGGTCATCGGTACGCAGGCCTGGGGTTGCGACTTGAGCAACCCGTATTTTTCCGAAGAAAAACCCGCTATTTTCCAGCTCACGAGTACCGAAAATGACTGATAGAGCCCGTCAGGTCATACCCTGGGTCTGACACAGAATGCAGCACAAAATTCGCCGCAATGGCACAATTGCCCCGCTGTGCCCTCCCCCAAACAGGATTTCCCATGCTGCAACTGAACACCGACGCGCTGATGGCCACCCCGTGCGACGACGAAGAAGACAACATGGCCATGCTCTGCTGCCACGGTAAAAACGGCGAGATGTTCATGCTCACCCGTTACCCGGACGAAGATGAAGTCGAACTGACTTGGGATTACGAGCCGTCGACCCTGGATGGGCTGAAGGTCACGCTAAGCGACACGACGTTGCGGGTTGAGTTAGCTGCGGGCGATGCCGATGCACTGGGTGGCAAGGATCATCTGGAAATTCTCCACAGCACCGCCGCGTCGGACTTGGCTGAAGTTGAGGAAACCTTGCAGAACATTCTTAAGGGCACAGGCACCTTTACCCGAATCTAAACCGCACCAACGATCAAATGTGGGAGGGGGCTCGCCCCCGATAGCAGTCGATCAGTCACAGACGTATAAACTGATCCACCGCTATCGGGGGCAAGCCCCTCCCACATTGACCGTGTTCCCATACAAATTTCCTACAAGATTTGCCAAAAATACCCGTCACGCCGTTAGTCGCCACCCCCCTCGATGCATTAAAGTAAGCGCCCCAGGCCCGGCGTTTTTTCTCGACGCCCAGGCTCACCTCTCCAGGAACCGTCATCGATGGAACATCGTGAAGCGCTGCTCGCGCTGCGAACCTTTCTTTCTACGCAGATTCTCGGCCAGGAAAAACTCATCGATCGCCTCCTGATCGCCCTGCTTGCCGACGGCCATATGCTGGTCGAAGGCGCACCGGGCCTGGCCAAGACCAAAGCCATCAAAGAGTTGGCCGAAGGCATCGAAGCGCAGTTCCATCGCATCCAGTTCACCCCCGACCTGCTGCCTGCCGACATCACCGGCACCGAGATCTATCGCCCGGAAACCGGCAGCTTTGTGTTCCAACAGGGCCCGATCTTCCACAACCTGGTGCTGGCGGACGAAATAAACCGCGCACCGGCCAAGGTGCAGTCGGCACTGCTCGAAGCCATGGCCGAGCGCCAGGTCAGCGTCGGGCGCAGCACCTACGACTTGTCGCCACTGTTTCTGGTGATGGCCACGCAAAACCCCATCGAGCAGGAAGGCACCTACCCATTGCCCGAAGCCCAGCTCGACCGCTTCCTGATGCACGTCAAAATCGGGTTCCCGGATGCAGCGGTAGAGCGACGCATCCTGCAACAAGCCCGAGGCGAAGCCCTCAACGGTGAAACCAAGCCCGAACGCCGCGTCAGTCAGCAGGCGATTTTTGCTGCGCGCAAGGAAATCCTCGGCCTGTACATGGCCGATGCGGTGGAGGAATACCTGGTGCAACTGGTGATGGCCACGCGCACCCCGGCCAAGTTCGACCCGGAAATGGCCGAGTGGATCGCCTACGGCGCCAGCCCGCGCGGCTCTATCGCCCTGGACCGCTGCGCCCGCGCGCATGCGTGGCTGGCCGGGCGCGACTTTGTGAGCCCGGAAGATATCCAGGCCGTGCTGTTCGACGTGCTGCGCCACCGCATCATTTTGTCGTTCGAAGCCGAAGCGGCCGGCATTGACCAGGACCGCGTGGTGCAACGCATTCTCGACGTCGTTGCCGTCGCTTGAAACCCATGAACGCCAGCGATGGAATCCGCGTCACGCTCAGCGAATTGATTGAGATGCGCCACCGTGTGCGCGAAGTGCAGTTGTTTTCCACGCCGAGCCAGCGCAGCCCATTGATCGGCCTGCACCATTCCAAGTTGCGTGGGCGTGGCGTGGACTTTGACCAGGTGCGTGTGTACCAGGCCGGGGACGATGTGCGCACCATCGACTGGCGTGTGACGGCGCGTACCCAGGAACCGCATACCAAACTGTTCCACGAAGAACGCGAGCGACCGATTTTCATCATGGTCGAGCAAAGCTGCCGGCTGTTTTTCGGTTCCGGCCAGATGTTCAAGTCGGTACTGGCCGCGCAAGCCGCCAGCCTGATAGGCTGGGCA is a window of Pseudomonas antarctica DNA encoding:
- a CDS encoding NAD-glutamate dehydrogenase; this encodes MAFFTAASKADFQHQLQAALAQHISEQALPQVALFAEQFFGIISLDELTQRRLSDLAGCTLSAWRLLERFDHTQPQVRVYNPDYERHGWQSTHTAVEVLHHDLPFLVDSVRTELNRRGYSIHTLQTTVLSVRRGKKAELLEILPKGTQGEGIQQESLMYLEIDRCANAAELSVLSKELEQVLGEVRVAVADFEPMKAKVQDLLAGIDASKFSIDGEEKAEIKSFLEWLVGNHFTFLGYEEFVVRDGADGGHIEYDANSFLGLTKLLRAGLTAEDLRIEDYAVAYLNEPVVLSFAKAAHPSRVHRPAYPDYVSIREISADGKVIKEHRFMGLYTSSVYGESVRVIPYIRRKVAEIERRSGFQAKAHLGKELAQVVEVLPRDDLFQTPVDELFSTVMSIVQIQERNKIRVFLRKDPYGRFCYCLAYVPRDIYSTEVRQKIQQVLMDRLKASDCEFWTFFSESVLARVQLILRVDPKNRLAIDPLQLEKEVVQACRSWQDDYSSLVVESFGEAQGTNVLADFPKGFPAGYRERFAAHSAVVDMQHLNSLTEANPLVMSFYQPLGQVSGQRELHCKLYHADTPLALSDVLPILENLGLRVLGEFPYRLRHANGREFWIHDFAFIAAEGVNLDIQQLNDTLQDAFVHIVHGDAENDAFNRLVLTAGLPWRDVALLRAYARYLKQIRLGFDLGYIASTLNNHTDIARELTRLFKTRFYLARKLTADDLEDKQQRLEQAILTALDDVQVLNEDRILRRYLDLIKATLRTNFYQTDANGQNKSYFSFKFDPRAIPELPKPVPKFEIFVYSPRVEGVHLRFGNVARGGLRWSDREEDYRTEVLGLVKAQQVKNSVIVPVGAKGGFLPRRLPLGGSRDEIAAEGIACYRIFISGLLDITDNLKDGALVPPVNVVRHDDDDPYLVVAADKGTATFSDIANGIAIDYGFWLGDAFASGGSAGYDHKKMGITAKGAWVGVQRHFRERGINVQEDSITVVGVGDMAGDVFGNGLLMSDKLQLVAAFNHLHIFIDPNPNPATSFVERQRMFELPRSAWTDYDTSIMSEGGGIFSRSAKSIAISPQMKERFDIRADKLTPTELLNALLKAPVDLLWNGGIGTYVKASTESHADVGDKANDALRVNGNELRCKVVGEGGNLGMTQLGRVEFGLNGGGSNTDFIDNAGGVDCSDHEVNIKILLNEVVQAGDMTDKQRNQLLASMTDEVGNLVLGNNYKQTQALSLAARRAYERAAEYKRLMSDLEGRGKLDRAIEYLPTEEQLSERAATGKGLTRPELSVLISYSKIDLKEALLKSLVPDDDYLTRDMETAFPPSLVAKFGEAMRRHRLKREIVSTQIANDLVNHMGITFVQRLKESTGMSPANVAGAYVIVRDIFHLPHWFRQIEALDHLVSADVQLELMDELMRLGRRATRWFLRSRRNEQDAGRDTAHFGPHLAALGLKLDELLEGPTREGWQNRYQAYTEAGVPELLARMVAGTTHLYTLLPIIEAADVTGHDAAEVAKAYFAVGSALDLPWYLQQISDLPVANNWQAQAREAFRDDVDWQQRAITIAVLQMADAPQDMEARVALWLEQHQDMADRWRAMMVEIRAAVGTDYAMYAVANRELLDLALSGQSVLAPA
- a CDS encoding AAA family ATPase, which codes for MEHREALLALRTFLSTQILGQEKLIDRLLIALLADGHMLVEGAPGLAKTKAIKELAEGIEAQFHRIQFTPDLLPADITGTEIYRPETGSFVFQQGPIFHNLVLADEINRAPAKVQSALLEAMAERQVSVGRSTYDLSPLFLVMATQNPIEQEGTYPLPEAQLDRFLMHVKIGFPDAAVERRILQQARGEALNGETKPERRVSQQAIFAARKEILGLYMADAVEEYLVQLVMATRTPAKFDPEMAEWIAYGASPRGSIALDRCARAHAWLAGRDFVSPEDIQAVLFDVLRHRIILSFEAEAAGIDQDRVVQRILDVVAVA